A window of Dickeya zeae NCPPB 2538 contains these coding sequences:
- a CDS encoding sensor domain-containing diguanylate cyclase — MNKKRAAILFSCMLLSAFLVISWSSYQVARHSLFDEISESSLPLTSDNVYSEIQRDLLNPIFISSLMAHDTFVKDWVLSNETDPQAMTRYLREIDRRFNTVVSFFVSNNTHRYYDPEKISHTLLETSPEDKWFFDIRDEKDGDPYDIEIGVDPENRTRMDIFINYKVFDYSGNFIGVTGVGLPVQRVTQLIETYEQRYNRTIYLIDEDGDVMLHSKAFHRASNIHQQPGLQSLATQVLTSPGGSYRYSLNGENIFLNTRVIPEFGWKLMVEQNSGPHDRQLWITLLKNTGISITASIAMLLLIWLTIGAYQRRLELMATTDKLTGLMNRQAFEYIFRTLRMKQSAQQRTFSIILIDLDFFKKINDQYGHHIGDRVLVRTARLIQRAIRKTDSACRWGGEEFVLLLGDCSLHQAHRVAEKIRQAVHFALVSHRHQVINLTISCGVAESNPGESIDHLVQRADKALYQAKRQGRDQAVMAE, encoded by the coding sequence GTGGCGCGCCATTCGCTGTTCGATGAGATTTCAGAAAGCTCGCTGCCGCTGACCAGTGATAATGTCTATTCCGAAATTCAGCGCGACCTGCTTAATCCCATTTTTATTTCATCGCTGATGGCGCACGACACCTTCGTGAAAGACTGGGTGCTGTCCAATGAAACGGATCCGCAGGCGATGACTCGCTATCTTCGGGAGATCGATCGGCGTTTTAATACGGTGGTGTCCTTTTTCGTTTCCAATAATACCCACCGCTATTACGACCCAGAGAAGATAAGTCATACGCTTTTAGAAACGTCTCCTGAAGATAAGTGGTTTTTTGATATCAGGGATGAAAAGGATGGCGACCCTTACGATATTGAGATCGGTGTCGATCCAGAAAATCGCACCCGGATGGATATTTTTATCAATTATAAGGTGTTTGATTATAGCGGTAACTTTATTGGGGTGACCGGTGTGGGCTTGCCGGTGCAGCGGGTTACCCAATTGATCGAAACCTACGAACAGCGCTATAACCGCACCATCTACCTTATTGATGAAGATGGCGATGTGATGTTGCACAGCAAGGCGTTTCATCGTGCGTCGAATATTCACCAACAGCCGGGGTTACAGTCGCTGGCAACCCAGGTGCTGACCTCGCCGGGCGGCAGCTATCGCTACTCGTTGAATGGTGAAAATATCTTTTTGAACACCCGCGTTATTCCGGAGTTCGGCTGGAAGCTGATGGTGGAGCAGAACAGCGGGCCGCATGACCGACAACTGTGGATCACGCTACTGAAAAATACCGGTATCAGTATTACGGCCAGCATCGCCATGTTGTTGCTGATCTGGCTGACTATCGGTGCATACCAGCGGCGGCTTGAGCTGATGGCCACCACCGATAAACTGACCGGCCTGATGAACCGACAAGCGTTCGAATACATTTTTCGGACCTTGCGGATGAAACAATCGGCGCAGCAACGTACGTTCTCGATCATTCTGATCGACCTGGACTTTTTTAAGAAAATTAACGATCAGTACGGGCATCACATCGGTGATCGGGTGTTGGTGAGAACTGCACGATTGATCCAGCGGGCGATTCGTAAAACAGATTCCGCCTGCCGCTGGGGGGGCGAAGAGTTCGTGCTGCTGCTGGGCGATTGTTCGCTGCATCAGGCTCATCGCGTCGCCGAGAAGATTCGTCAGGCCGTTCACTTTGCGCTGGTGTCGCATCGCCATCAGGTGATTAACCTGACCATCAGTTGCGGTGTCGCGGAATCTAATCCCGGTGAAAGTATCGACCATCTGGTACAACGTGCCGACAAGGCGCTGTATCAGGCCAAGCGTCAGGGGCGTGATCAGGCGGTGATGGCTGAGTGA
- a CDS encoding SAM-dependent methyltransferase: protein MSITTPLTTPFTDSYDSAFLLDTMMGPNAMRITEEMAAQLPITPGMRILDLGCGKGISSILLAKKYDVTVFAADLWITPTENARRFASQGVDSHIIPLLLDVTKEIPFAQEYFDMIISVDAWQYFGSNDSMLAKMLPFVKPNGLIAVAVPGFIQDYSEGNLPEVVKPFWTPDWYFYSCHWWRTLWEKEPGIEILQLREMDSCQQAWDDFMPCTLAQEMMVPIMEAGAGAYFNMIQIVGRKV, encoded by the coding sequence ATGTCTATAACGACGCCATTAACTACTCCGTTTACCGATAGCTATGACAGCGCTTTTCTTCTGGACACCATGATGGGGCCAAATGCCATGCGCATTACGGAAGAAATGGCCGCACAGCTCCCCATCACCCCCGGCATGCGCATCCTTGATTTGGGTTGTGGGAAAGGCATTTCATCCATCCTGCTGGCGAAAAAGTACGATGTCACGGTGTTTGCCGCCGATTTATGGATAACCCCGACCGAAAACGCCAGGCGCTTCGCGAGTCAGGGGGTTGATTCCCACATCATTCCGCTGCTGTTGGACGTCACAAAGGAGATCCCCTTCGCGCAGGAATACTTTGACATGATCATCAGCGTCGATGCCTGGCAATACTTCGGCAGTAACGACAGTATGCTGGCGAAAATGCTGCCGTTTGTGAAACCCAACGGGCTGATTGCGGTGGCGGTTCCCGGATTTATACAAGACTACTCGGAAGGGAACCTGCCCGAGGTCGTCAAACCATTCTGGACACCGGACTGGTACTTCTATTCCTGCCACTGGTGGAGAACGCTCTGGGAAAAAGAACCCGGCATAGAAATTCTCCAGCTACGTGAAATGGACTCATGCCAGCAGGCCTGGGATGACTTTATGCCATGCACGCTGGCTCAGGAAATGATGGTTCCTATTATGGAAGCCGGAGCGGGGGCGTATTTCAACATGATTCAAATCGTGGGACGAAAAGTATGA
- a CDS encoding pirin family protein, with protein MRTVSACHAAYRDDIADLITRRPVPGPGVPQVDPFLFLNHHGPQVYSPNNQGLPFGPHPHRGFETVTFILEGCLAHRDSGGHESIINAGGVQWMTAGSGLVHSELSPDDFKRQGGAMEILQLWVNLPARLKMTSPRYIGLQRDEIPRVPLASGQGDMQLISGVYAGVTGPIPSLTGVFMSVVHLNAGAEVALPAPQGNNVFLYVVRGAVNIAGTPVSPWNLVEMHDDGDAVVINATEGAVLLFGYAEPIEEPVVSYGPFVMNTREEIQQAIADYHAGKFDGEMA; from the coding sequence ATGCGTACTGTCTCAGCCTGTCATGCGGCCTATCGGGATGACATCGCCGACCTGATAACCCGCCGTCCGGTGCCCGGCCCGGGCGTACCGCAGGTGGATCCTTTTTTGTTTTTGAATCACCACGGTCCACAAGTGTATTCCCCCAATAACCAGGGGTTACCGTTCGGGCCGCATCCTCACCGAGGGTTTGAAACCGTCACTTTTATTCTGGAAGGGTGCTTAGCGCACCGCGACAGCGGCGGGCATGAAAGCATCATCAACGCGGGTGGCGTGCAGTGGATGACGGCCGGTTCCGGGCTGGTTCACTCGGAACTGTCGCCGGATGACTTCAAACGTCAGGGCGGTGCGATGGAGATCCTGCAACTGTGGGTGAATTTGCCCGCTCGCCTGAAAATGACCTCACCCCGTTATATCGGGCTGCAACGGGACGAGATTCCCCGTGTGCCGCTGGCATCAGGGCAGGGAGATATGCAGTTGATTTCCGGGGTGTATGCCGGGGTGACGGGCCCTATCCCCTCGCTGACCGGGGTGTTTATGTCGGTGGTGCACTTGAATGCGGGGGCGGAGGTCGCGTTACCTGCGCCACAGGGAAACAACGTGTTCTTATACGTGGTGCGCGGTGCGGTGAACATCGCCGGAACCCCGGTTTCACCGTGGAATTTGGTGGAAATGCATGATGATGGTGATGCCGTTGTCATCAACGCGACAGAAGGGGCGGTGCTGCTGTTTGGGTATGCGGAGCCGATAGAGGAACCTGTCGTCTCTTACGGGCCGTTCGTGATGAACACGCGTGAAGAGATCCAGCAAGCGATAGCGGATTACCACGCCGGTAAGTTTGATGGGGAAATGGCCTGA
- a CDS encoding Lrp/AsnC family transcriptional regulator has protein sequence MKLSLTDIKILTLLQKDARITNQTLAEKIGMSSSPCWRKVRKLEEDDVIQGYRAILDRRKIGLGVMVFVRITIDNHSEAQACKFEREVTDLEEVVACYSMGGDSDFLLQVVSRDLDSYAEFAMSVIRRLPGIKEMQSMFVLEEIKPFTTFPIKKPISISE, from the coding sequence ATGAAACTCAGTCTGACGGACATTAAGATTCTTACTTTATTGCAAAAAGATGCCCGCATTACTAACCAGACATTGGCGGAAAAAATAGGTATGTCGTCCTCGCCCTGCTGGCGTAAGGTCCGCAAACTGGAAGAAGATGATGTGATTCAAGGTTATCGCGCCATACTGGACCGCCGGAAGATTGGCCTTGGTGTCATGGTGTTTGTTCGTATCACCATTGATAACCACAGCGAAGCGCAGGCATGCAAATTCGAGCGGGAAGTCACTGACCTGGAAGAGGTCGTCGCGTGCTACAGCATGGGGGGTGACTCTGATTTCTTGTTGCAGGTGGTTTCACGTGATCTGGATTCCTATGCGGAATTCGCTATGTCTGTTATCCGACGCCTGCCTGGCATCAAAGAGATGCAAAGCATGTTTGTGCTCGAAGAAATCAAACCGTTCACCACCTTTCCGATCAAAAAACCGATAAGTATCTCAGAGTGA